A segment of the Stigmatella aurantiaca genome:
GGCATCCACCCGGACCGCGGTGGGCAGTTGCTCATCCAGGACCACCTGCCCCAGGGCCTGCACGGCCTCCGGCGTGCTGGCCGCGGAGAGCGAGCCAATGAGGCTGCTGTACGTGTTGCGGTCCTTCTCGCCCCGCAGGAGCGCGGGCACCTGGGCGGCCGCCCCGGGCTCCAGCGTGAAGAGGGCGCGCATCCGGTTCATGAGCTGAGAGGTCGCCTGCCCCCGCTCGTTCTCGCCCGGGGGTAGCTTGCGCAGGTCCCCGACGAGGTCCGCCAGTTGCGCGCCGCCCACGAGGCGCCGCAGCTCCGCCTGGGGGTCCTCGGGCGCAAACACCTGGGTGGCCAGCGAGGCGGTGGCCAGTTGCTGCCGCCGCGCCTCCAACGAGCCAATGAGCAACGGCACACTGCGCACTGCCGTCCGGGTGAGCTGCACCTGCCCCTCGCCCCGCACCGTGGGAAGCCCCTCACCGGAGCTGACCGACACCTGCTCCCGGCTCGAGACCGACACGGGCCAGCCCTCCTCGCCCAGGAGGAACGAGGCCGAGGCATCCACGGTGATGCGCACACTGGCGTCCAGGTTCTGCAGCCCGCTGGGCGAGGCCATCCGGAGGTAGCGCTCCTTGGTCTTCTCGTACTTCCGCGCGCCCGGCACCTGCCGGTACTGGGCGGCGTACAGCCCGGTGACATCCAGTTCCTGCGCAGGCCATGCCTCCTTGGGCACGTTGGGCGTGACGAACTGGGTGGAGGCCACCAGCGTGCGCAGGAAGTTCTGCGTTACCGGATCCAGATTCCGCTCGAAGTGCCCCAGCAGCGCCGCGCCCTGACGGTTGAACGTCACGTAGAAAGGCGCCTGCAGGTGGGCCAGCATCAGCGGACGTGACTTCGCATCGAGCGCGTCCTGGCCTTCCGCCTCGAAGGTGAGCCGGTCCGAGCGGAGCTGGAACTGCGCCTCCAGACGGTCCCCCTGGCCGCCCACCACCGCCATGGACAGCTCTCCGTCCAGCGCCAGGTGCAACGAGGGCGAGGTGCTCGCGCCTTGCTGGCCGAAGGTGACCTTCTGCTCGGCGGAGAGGGTGTAGACGAACTGGGTGCCCGCGGACCAGGTCCGGACACGCCCCTCGCTGGAAACGGCCCCTGCCCCCTGCTGCGCCGGAGCGGCCGGAGGCGCCGTCACCGCGGCCGGAGCGGCCGGAGGCTCCGCGGGGGAGGACTCCTTCGCCAGGGTCCAATAGACACCGGAGCCCAGGAGCAGGACCGCGGAGAGGGAGGGCACGAGCCAACGGCGGTCGAACACGAAAGAACCTCGGAACTCCGAAAGGAAAACCACGGTGGCGGAAGCCTCCCGCCACCGTGAGGGACCTACCGCCTACTCCATCTGGCAAGGCATATCGGGCAGATAGTAGAGGCTGTCCACGCTCTGGTCCGTGGGGGCCCGCAGGCAGCTTCCGCCGCCGCCACCCCAGCCGCCGCCACCACCACCGCCACCGCCGCCACCGCCCGTGTCTCCCCCACCGCCCGTGCCATCCAGCGTGCCCGTGCCGCCCACCGGAGCACCGTACGAGCAGGTGAAGTTGAGCGGCACCGCGCTGGTGGCGTTGTAGAGCGTCCAGCTCTTCGTCATGCCGCTCCACTTGGCGATGGTGAGCGAGAACTTCTTCTTGATGAACAGGAGCTTGATCTTGATGAACGCCTTCAAGCTGCCGGACAGGGTGTTGACGGTGAAGTCCGACTTGAGGTTCCAGTCCATGGTGCTGCAGCCGGTGGACACCAGCTGCGCGGTGACCGGCAGGCTCGCGCCGATGAGCGTCAGGTTGCCCTCCACGCCCAGGCTCGCCACGGAGATGCCCACCGCCGCGCTCGCGGCCACGTAGACGTTGCCCTTGGGGGTGGCGATGAGCTTCGCCACGGTGGGGGCCATGGAGCCGGTGACCTTGATGCCCGCGTTGCCGTTGAGCGACGCCGTCACCGTCACCGGGATGAACATGATGGGGAAGCTCTTGCTCGCCGACTTGAACGTGCGGTTGAAGAGCTGGTCCTCGTACAACGTGCCGGAGAGCAGATCCTTCGAGTAGATCTGCGAGCCCATCACGTACACTTTGACATTGGCGCCCACGAAGGCGTTCTGCTGGGCGGTGCCCGAGGCCCGGGCGCGCAAGAGCTCTGTCTGCCCGGAGCCGAACACCTTGCCCCAGACCTTGCCCTCGGCCACCGCGTCGAGCTTCGCGCCCGCGCTGGCCGTGGCCGGCAGGCCGTTGAGGGACGCGTCGATGACGTAGCCCGCGCCGAACGTGCTGTTGCCGAAGCCGTCGTCCTTGTGGAACGCCTTGCTGAACGGCTGGTCGCCGGGGCTGCTCGCGTTGGGGTCCACCTGGACGCCCGGAGGCTCCGTCGCGAGGTCCGCATCCTGCGTCTGGCCCTCGTCGTTGAAGACGTGCGGATCCGGGTCTCCGGACTCCATGCCCGTGGTGCAGACGCCGATGCAGTCCTGATACAGCGCCTGGTTCATCTCGTTGTTGATCTGCACCACGGTGTACGGATCCCCGTACACGCTGGTGCCGTCATCCATGACGATTTCTCGCTCATAGGCGATGCGCGCCTGCGCCGGGCCGGACAGGCCCAGCGACGCCATCGTTCCGATCAATGCAACCTTGGGGGATAGACGGGACATGAGGTGGGGGACCCCTCTTTGGGTGGTTTCCTGGGATGGCAGGTGGGTGTGGGTAGACCCTGACTGCGGGCCTTCCGGCGCCGCCCCGGAAGCGTATGAAACCCCAGAATTACAAAAATAAGCAACATTTCTATTAGTCCTGCTATCCCCTACCCCCTTGCTCGCCCATCAGCCCACGTAGACACACATGCTTCGTGTGACGGGAGGGCTGGGGGTTCTTGCTTGGAAATGGACACCCTCTCCCCCGCGTCCCCGAGCACCCGGGGCCCCTGGGCCATGCTCCCGCGCCCAAGGAGAGCCCTGGTGTCCATGTTTCAGAAAATCGTGTTCGTTGTCCCGGCGGCCCTGTATCTGGCGGCGTGTGCCCACGCGCCCGCGCCCTCCCCTGCGCCTCCCACCGGGCCCCCCGCGGCCGGCGCGCCCTCGCTCCCGGCGCCCAACCCCAGCCATGACGTGAAGCGATACAGCAAGGTCATCGGCTGGGCGGAAGGCCAGACGCCCAGGGCGCCCGAAGGCTTCCAGGTGAGCCGGTTCGCGGACGGCCTGCGCAACCCGCGCTGGATCTACGTCCTGCCCAACCAAGACATCCTGGTCGCGGAGGCCAGCTCTGAGTTCAAGGACGACGAGGACAGGAAAGAGGCGCAGGCGTCCGGAAAGGCCCAGTCCCAGAACCTGGGCAACAGCGCGAATCAAATCACGCTCCTCCGGGACGCGAACGGCGACGGGAAGCCCGAGGTGCGCGAAGTGTTTCTCTCCGGGCTGCGCCAGCCGCTGGGCATGGTGCTCGTGAATGGGCAGTTCTATGTCGCCAACACGGATGGCGTCTGGCGATACCCTTACAAGACAGGGGAGACCACCCTGCGCGCCCGGGGTGAGAAGATCCTCAGCCTGCCCGCGGGGGGCTACAACAACCACTGGACGCGCAACCTGCTGGCGAACGCGGACGGCTCGCGGATCTACGTCTCGGTGGGCTCGGCCAGCAACATTGGCGAGCACGGCATGGATGAGGAGAAGCGCCGCGCGAACATCCTGGAGATTCACCCCGACGGCAGCCAGGAGCGCATCTTCGCCAGCGGCCTGCGCAACCCTGTGGGCATGGGCTGGGCGCCTGGCACCCAGACCCTGTGGACCGTGGTCAACGAGCGGGACAACCTCGGCGACAACCTCGTTCCGGACTACCTGACCCGCGTTCAGGAGGGGGGGTTCTACGGCTGGCCCTATGCCTACTTCGGCGCCAACGAGGATCCCCGCCTTGCGGGGGAGCAGCCCGCGTTGGTGAAGAAGACGCTGGTTCCGGATGTGCCGCTGGGCTCGCACACCGCGTCGCTCGGCCTGGCCTTCTATGACCAGAAGGCCTTCCCGGCGAAGTACCAAGGCGGAGCCTTCATCGGCCAGCACGGCTCCTGGAACCGCTCGGAGCTCTCCGGCTACAAGGTCGTCTTCGTTCCCTTCCAGAATGGCAAGCCCAGCGGCGAGCCCGAGGACTTCCTGACGGGCTTCATCGCCCACCGCGAGAAGGCGGAGGTGCATGGCCGGCCCGTGGGCATCGCCGTCCTGCCCGATGGGGCCCTGCTGGTGGCGGACGACTCGAGCAACACGCTCTGGCGCGTGGCCCCCCGGAAGTAAGCGCCCCTCACTGGGGCAACGGAGCCTGCCGGGGCGTCCCCATCAGCTCCAGGGTGCGCGCCGCGATCCTCACGAGCAGCCCGGCACACGGCTCACACAACCCGCCACAACAGCCGGGCCAGCGGCCTTCCGGCTCTCGAATCAACGGGCGGACGCACGCCCAGTAATGGCTGGGGAGTTGAAACTCCTCACACGCCTGGGCGAGCGCGTCGTCGAAGGCAAGCGGGGGCGCGGCGGACACGCCCGCCACCCTACCCCGTGCCCCCGGCCAGGACGATGGGAGCGAGTCATCTTGCCCCAGGGGTGTTCACACGGACCCAGGGCTTCCCCCCGGGTGATGACAGCCGTCCCCAGGGTGATGGCTGCGGTCACCACTTCGCAGAACCTTTCACCCAGGAACACGGTAAAAACATGATATCCATTGAAAAACTGTAACCGGCATACGAATTGCTTCCGGCGCGCACCGGGAACGGGGGGGGCAAGCCCCCCTCTCATCACCCCATCGTCAGGAGCGAATCGTGTTGAAGATGAGTGTGTACCGTGGCCTGTCCCTGCTGGGCGTCGTGGCGGGACTGAGTGGATGCAGCACCCAGGAGCTGGAGACCGCCGAGGAGACCGGACAGCTTCAGGGCGAGGCCATCGTGTCGAGCATCACGGAAGGCGACTATGTCATCCGCTCCGCGATGACCGGCAAGTGTATCGACATCGCCGCGGCGGGCACCGCGGACGGAGCCAAGGTGCAGCAGTGGGACTGCAACGGCAGCAACGCCCAGAAGTTCCGCATCTCCCCGACGTCGGGCGGGTACTGGAAGATCCTCAACGTCAACAGCGGCAAGGCGCTCGACATCAAGGATGCGAGCACCGCGCCGAACGCCGAGATCCACCAGTGGTCCTACGTCGGCGCCAACAACCAGCAGTTCAAGTTCGTGGACCGCGGCAGCAGCCGGTTCAGCGTCCATGCGCGCCACACGGACATGGTCATCGATCTGTCCTGGGGGAAGCCCGACAACGGGACCCTCTACGTGCAGTACCCCTTCACCAACGGCCAGCTCAACCAGCTCTTCACCTTCGACAAGGTGAGCGGCGGCACCACGCCGCCCCCCACGGGCAACTGCGCCGTCTCGGGTGACGGGAAGACCACCCTGCGCTTCATCAACCAGTGCTCCTTCGAGGTGAACTTCGCCGGCAACAACATCACCGGCGGGCTGCTGGGCTCCGGCAAGGAGGAGTGCCGGACCATCGGCTCCACCACGGAGATGATGCTGACGAAGCGCTACTGGGGCTTCCGCAAGGGCGAGGACCCGGGCTTCGAGAAGCACTCGCTGGCGGAGTTTGGCTTCAACGAGGTGTTCTACGAGCACCGGAGCTGGGACTGGTTCAACCTCAGCCACGTGGATGCCCACAACCTGCCCCTGAAGATCGTCCCCTACAACCTGCCGGGTGGAAACACCTGCGCGGGCCAGACGCGCAGCTGCCCCATGGACATGATCGCGAACTGCCCCCCCGAGGGCCAGTTCCGCAACGCCGCCGGCAAGGTCATCTCCTGCGTGAGCCGCGACCGCGACAACCCCAACAGCGTGGTGGCCCGGTACTTCGACGCGGCCTGCTCGCAGTCCTACTCGTGGTCCGGCGATGACTCGGTGATGGCGGCGTGCAACGGCGAGGACTTCGACATCGTCTTCTGCCCGCAGAACTAAGCGGGCCAAGCCTCGCGGGCGCCTGCCTGGCCGTCCCCTCTGCGGGACTCCCGGCAGCCCCGCGCAGGCTTGCCTTCCCATACGTGGAATACGTCTCCCCCCCGCAGCGCTTCTAACGGGGCCCAACCATGCGTCCCCAAGCAGCCGGGGGCGGAACGGTGCGCGGAGGGAGACGGCGCGTGACGCAGCAGGTCGGCAAGTATCAGCTCATCCGGAAGCTCGCCACGGGAGGCATGGCGGAGGTGTATCTGGCCAAGGCCGCGGGCCCCCGGGGGTTCGAGAAAACCCTGGTGGTGAAGTGCATCCTGCCGCACCTGGCCCAGGAGCCTTCCTTCGTGGAGATGTTCCTCTCCGAGGCCATGCTGGCCGCCCAGCTCTCCCATACGCACATCGTTCAGATCTTCGACTTCGGTGAGGCCGACGGCGCGTACTTCCTGGCCATGGAGTACATCGACGGTCCCAGCCTCCGCACGCTCATCAAGCGCGCCGCGGCCCAGAATCTGCCCCTGGACCCGCTGGTGTGCGCGCGGCTCGTCTCCCAGGCCTGTGAAGGGTTGGCGTTCGCCCACGACTTCGTGGACCCCGCGACCGAGCAGCCCCTGGCGCTCATCCACCGGGACGTCAGCCCCGACAACCTGCTGCTGTCCCGTCAGGGCTCGGTGAAGGTGGTGGACTTCGGCATCGCCAAGGCGACGGGCCAGACGCACAAGACCGAGAGCGGCGTCATCAAGGGCAAGCTCTCGTACATGCCGCCCGAGCAGTTGCGCGCCAAGAACCTGGACCGGCGGGTGGATGTGTATGCGCTGGGGGTGGTGCTCTACGAGCTGCTCACGTTCCGCAAGCCCTATAGCGCCCCCTCGGATGTCGCGCTGATGCACGCCATCCTCTACGAGCTTCCCACGCCCGCGGTTCAACACCGGCCGGACCTGCCCGTGGCCCTGCAGCGCATCCTCGCCCGGGCCATCGCCAAGGACCGGGACCAGCGGTATCCGGACTGCCACTCGCTCCAGGCGGACCTCGAAGACTTCATCCTCTCCGGGGGCCGGCCCGTGACGGGCCAGCAGGTCGCCCAGCTCATCCAGCGCGCCACCTCCGGCACCGGCTTCCCCGCGTTGAACCTCGCGCCTGGGGCGATCCCCAGCCCCGTCCCCTTACCGGCCCGGGAAAGAACCCCCGTGGATACGCGCTCCAAGACCTTGCCCACGCCGGGGAGAGGCGCCGGGCTGGAGGGCGCGACCTTTCCCGAGCACACGGCGGCAACCCAGGATCTGTCCCTCACCCTTCCGTCTCCGGTGACCGGCCGGACCGAGCCCCGTGAACGGTCCCGGGCGCGCCCCAGGTGGGGCATCCCAGACTGGAAGTGGCCTGCACTGGTAGGCGGCGTGCTGCTCGCGGCAGGGCTCGGACTGGTGCGCTTCCAGCAGGACACGCCTGGGACGGACACCTCCTCCCCGCCCATGGCGTCCGCCGGGGCCACCCCAGCCGCAGAGCCGATCATCCCTCCTCCTCCGCAGCCGCTGACCCAAGCCCCTCCGGTGGCGGCGCCTCTGCCGGAAACCCCTGCTCCCGCCGCGGAGCCCGCCCCCTCCGAGCCCCAGACATCGCCTCTCGCTGCGGCCTCACCGCCCGCCCGGAAGCGCATCGCGCGCCCCGCCAAGACCAAGCGGCCAGCGGAGGGAATGGGGACCTTGGAGGTGCGCTCCCAGCCCTACGCCATCGTTTACGTGGACGGGAAAGAGCACGGCGCGACGCCCCTGGACGAGGATCTCCAGTTGCCGGCCGGTGCCTACACCATGAGGCTCGTCATCCCCGCTCTGTCGAAGACGGTGACCCAGCAGATCCAGATCGAGCCCGGGAAGAAAACCAAGATCAACTTCTCGCCGTAGGCCCTGAAGCGAGGGCCTCCTTCACGGAGGCGCTCACTTTGAATCACCGGTCGCAGGCCCAGCTGAGCGGCAAGGGATAGGGAATGACTTCCGCCGCCAGCCCCGGCACGAAACCCTTGAGGAGCAACAGGTCTCCAGGGATGCCGAGCCGGTCATCCTTGTTGCTTCCCCAGGCGAATAAGCAGCCATTGCTGAGCACCGCCAGCGCGTGGGAATGCCCCGCGGAGATGGAGACGGCGTCGGTCAAGAAGGAGGTCTCCACAGGACTGAGCTCGTCGTCTATCTCCTCGTTTCCCAGCTGCCCCGCGGAGTTGTTGCCCCAGGCCCTCACGGTGTTGTTCTGGGTCAGTGCCAGGGAGAAGCTGGTCCCCGCCGCCAGCGCCTTGATGGCACTCAAGCCCGGCACCAGCCCCGGCTGGGTCCGTGGACCGGCCGTGCTTCCATCCCCCAGCTGACCATGATCATTGTCACCCCAGCTCCACACCCTGCTGGTCCTGTCCAGCGCGAGTGAATGAAGCGCGCCCGCGGCAACGAAGTCGATCGCCGGCAATGCGTCCACCTTCACGGGCACACTGCGATTCTCCAGGCTGACATTGCCCAGCTGCCCCTTGCTGTTGTTTCCCCAGGCCCAGACGGCGCCGTCGGAATCCAGCGCCAGGGCATGAGCGCCCCCCAGGGCGATGGCTTTGATGCGCGGCAACCCCTCCACGGCCACAGGCGAATCCGTGGAGAGGCCCGCGCCATCGATTCCCCAGGCCCAGACCAAGCCCGACTGGTCCAGCGCCAGTGAGTAATCATTGCCCGCGGCGATATGGGTGATGTCGCTCAAACCCGGGAGTTCACGAGGTGTCTTCTGGAGGCTGCCGGAGACTGTCTTTCCCCAACTCCAGACCTTGCCTCCCCGCAGCGCGAGCGAATGGCCATAGCCCGCGGCCACACTTTTGACATCACTCAACCCGGCGACCTTCTTGGGCAGTGGGCTGTTCTGAGTCGTTCCATCTCCCAATTGAGCGGTGCCATTGTGCCCCCACGCCCAGACCAAGCCATCACTTTCGAGCGCCAGCGTGTGCTGCCCTTTCGAAGAGACCTGGGAGAAGGTGCCTGGCCCGGACTCGGGCGCCTCCGGATTACCGGGGTTCGCCTCGGGACAGATGGACGGATGGCGCTTGCAGTACCCTTTTTCCTCCTGGTCGAAGTCCGCGCACCCCCAGGACAGGAGGAGCCCGGACAGGGTCAGCAGCACAGTGAGCCCACGGGAGGCCCAGCGCTCGCGCTTCACGGCCACTTCCCGGACACGAACGCGGCGGCCGTGCCGTTCGGGCCCACGCCCAGGGACACCGCTGGGCGCCCCGAATCCCCCAGCAGGTACATGGTGGCCGCCGTGGCAAGACCCGCGGCCCCCACGCCCAGCAAGCTCACCCCCACCGTTTGGAGCGTCCGGCCGCGACTTCCCGTGGAATTGACGTCCTCCGGGCTCGTGAGGTCCGGGTCGCCATCGCGCAGCTTGTTCAGTTCCGAGCGGGACATTCCCCAGGTGATGCCCCCCGCCACCACCAGCGCGCCTCCTGCGACGGCGGGAATCCATGCGCGCTGGCGAAGCCGGGAGGGCGAGGTGCTTTCCAGCGCGGGGCTCTCGCTCGACGGGCTCTGGAGGGGAGGCGCCGCGGGAGCGGGGCCCTTCTGGGGACTTGCCTCTTCCGGAGGAGGCGGCGGGCTGGGCATGGCCTTCAGCTCGGCCTCGGCCTGCTTGCGGGCCGCTTCGGCCTCCTGCTGAATCTTGGGTGACACTGGCACCGGCAACTCCGCCTGGGGCCTGAGCAAGAAGGCCCTGCGGAAGGCCGCCTTGCCCTCGTCCCTCCGGCGCAGCTCGTACAGGAGAATCCCCTCATAGAGCGAGAGCGTGGCGTCCTCATCGGTTCCATGAGGCTCCTGGCGCGCCACCTGGACGAGATCGAGTGCCCGCTCGTATTCGGTGTTGACCAGGGACTGCTTGATCAAGACAAGGTGGTTGCGGATGTTGCCCTTCGCGGCAAGTACCGGCCCCGGGAGCGCCATCATCCACACCACCACCAGCCAGCCACCAGCTCCATGCTTCAGTAGGCGTCTCACAGACGGATGACCCCATGCGCGGCGCGGAGGAGCGCAGCATCCACGTTTCAGTGAGGGAAAATATGTTGCCTCGGAGTGCGAGGAGCCACGCCGTGCGGTTCACCTTCGTTGAGGAGCCGACGCCCTTTCAGGGCGGCATGTTGAACAGCGTGCGGTCCACCGGGAGGCCATTCCATGCCTGCTGAAAAGTCCCTTCCCCGATGCCCCTGGGCCGAAAGCGACCCACGGATGAGCGCCTACCACGACCAGGAGTGGGGCGTGCCCGTCCGCGACAGCCGGGAGCTGTGGGAGACCCTCATGCTGGAGGGATTCCAGGCGGGGCTCTCCTGGTCCGTCATCCTCCGCCGGCGTGAGTCCTTCCGGGAAGCCTTCCAGGGGTTCGAGCCCAGGACCGTCGCACGCTTCACCGAAGCGGACGTCGCGCGGCTTCTCGAGAACCCCGGCATCATCCGCTCCCGGTCAAAAATCGAGGCGACGATTGGCGGCGCCCGGGCCTACCTGACGATGCAGGACGCGGGAGAGGATTTCTCGGCCTTCGCCTGGTCCTTCGTGGACGGCAAGCCCTTGCGGAACACGACGGGGGAGGTCCTCGCCCAAACTCCGCTCTCCGAGAAGCTCTCGGCCGCGCTCAAGAAGCGCGGCTTCAAGTTCGTGGGCCCGGTGATTGTCCATGCCTGGATGCAGGCGGTGGGGCTTGTCGATGACCACAGGGCTGGCTGCTTCAAGCGCCCCTAACCACGGACTTCCACCTCACAGACGTCGGCCGACACCTCGCTCACCTTCACCTTCACGTCCAGGAAGTGCGCGAAGGTTTCGAGCTGTGTCTGGGAATGCCCATCCAGCGGCAGGGTCCGGAAGGCGCCTCCCTTGGCCAGGGCGAGCAGCAGCAACAACTGGTCGCACAGGTGCTCTCCCACCGGCACTTCGGCCTCCAGATAGCGCTTCGCGGCCTCCGCCGCCTTGCCCGCCACGGTCTCCGCCCGGACGCCCCGCTCCGCGAAGCCCGAGAACACCTCCGTCACGTGCTCGCTCTCCACCTCCAGCATCAGCGCGTTTCCAGGCCCGTGGGAGCGCTTCAGCTCCTCCACGCGCAGCTCGTCCGGCCGCCACCCCAGCACCTGCTCCACCGTGGCCAGCTCCCGCTGCACCACGTTGAATGGAAGCTGTGAGAAGAGCGCCGTGGCTTGCCGCCGCTTCACGGGCCCCCGCTCCAGCAGGGTCAGCGGCTGGAGCGGCGCGGGGTGGACGTTCACCCGGAACTTGCCGCCTCCGGCCGGGAAGAAACCGTGCCGCTCCAGCACCGCCTCCACCCGGGGCCCCATGCGCCGCACCAGGGGCAGGTATGCCTTCTCCAGGAAGTCGAACGGGGGCGCCGCCGGGTTGTGCGTTCCGCCCTCCAGCATCAGGGTGGAGGGGCCACTGGCCAGCATCAGCGCGGGCAGCACTGTCTGCAGCACCAGCGTGGCGCTGCCCGCCGTGCCCACCGCGAAAAAGTAATTGCCCGGCGTCAAGGCGCGCGGCTTGAACGTCAGCTCCATCGAGCCCAGCTCCGCCCCCACCACCTCCGCCGCCCCCACTTCCGCCGCCGCCTTCACCGCCGTCAGGTGCTGGCGCAGCAGCCCTGGCTTGGCGCGCTTCGCCCGCACGTTCACCATCTGGAACGGGGTTCCCGTCACCAGCGCCAGCGCCAGCGACGTGCGCAGCACCTGCCCTCCCCCTTCCCCGTTCGAACCGTCGATCCGAATCATCTGAACACCCCTCCCACTCACACCACGTAGCGGCGCCTGTTCCCCCATCCTAGCGACCGAAGTCTCGGGGGGAGCAGGCGCCTCGGCTGTCGTTATCCCGGCATGGTCACCTCGCGACACCTTCGGGTCATCCCTTCACACACACCACTTGCCGCAGCGTGTGCACCACCTCCACCAGGTCCGCCTGCGCCGCCATCACCGCGTCGATGGGCTTGTAGGCCCCCGGCGTCTCGTCGATGACGTCCTCGTCCTTGCGGCACTCGATTCCCTCGGTCGCGCGGGCATGGTCCTCCACCGAGAAGTGCCGCTTGGCCTCCGCCCGCGACATCACCCGCCCCGCCCCGTGGCTGCACGAGTGGAAGCTCTCCGCGTTTCCCTTTCCCCGGACGATGAAGGACCGCGCCCCCATGCTGCCGGGGATGATGCCCAGGTCGCCCTCGCGCGCCCGCACCGCCCCCTTGCGCGTCACGAAGCAGTTGCGCCCGTAGTGGTGCTCCCGCGCCACGTAGTTGTGGTGGCAGTTCACCGCCGCGTCCGTCAGCCCGAAGGGAGGCAGCAGGCCCGGAGCCCCGAGGGCCCGCACCACCGACTCCAGCATCAGCCGCCGGTTGGTGGCCGCGTACTCCTGCGCCCACTCCACCGCCTGCACGTAGTCCTGGAAGTGCACCGTCCCCTCCGGCAGGTACGCCAGGTCCGCGTCCGGCAGGTGGATGAAGAAGCGGCGCATCTCCTCCTTCGCCAGCTCGATGAAGTGGCTTCCGATGCGGTTTCCCACCCCGCGCGAGCCGCTGTGCAGCATCACCCACACGGCCCCGGCCTCATCCAGGCACAGCTCGATGAAGTGGTTTCCCGTCCCCAGCGTTCCCAGGTGCCCCAGCTCCGGGCCCCGGCCCAGGCGCGGGTGCTTCGCCACGATGGCGTCATAACCGGGCTTCAGGTGCGCCCAGGCCTCGCGGTGCGCCGCGGG
Coding sequences within it:
- a CDS encoding RtcB family protein; amino-acid sequence: MDRGYEVLSESGKNPIKAWTVGVPFEEEAKQQLKNLAGLPFIHKWVAAMPDVHRGFGATVGSVVPTVGAVIPAAVGVDIGCGMIAVRTTLRAEQLPDSLGAVRSAIEAAVPHGRTDNGGRNDRGAWQDAPAAHREAWAHLKPGYDAIVAKHPRLGRGPELGHLGTLGTGNHFIELCLDEAGAVWVMLHSGSRGVGNRIGSHFIELAKEEMRRFFIHLPDADLAYLPEGTVHFQDYVQAVEWAQEYAATNRRLMLESVVRALGAPGLLPPFGLTDAAVNCHHNYVAREHHYGRNCFVTRKGAVRAREGDLGIIPGSMGARSFIVRGKGNAESFHSCSHGAGRVMSRAEAKRHFSVEDHARATEGIECRKDEDVIDETPGAYKPIDAVMAAQADLVEVVHTLRQVVCVKG